The following proteins are encoded in a genomic region of Gossypium hirsutum isolate 1008001.06 chromosome D05, Gossypium_hirsutum_v2.1, whole genome shotgun sequence:
- the LOC107903226 gene encoding uncharacterized protein has translation MGNSIRCCLGCVLPCGALDLIRIVHLNGYVEEITHPVTAGDILKANPNHVLSKPCSHGQAVVREIVILSPESKLRRGCIYFLIPQKKKSAIHHNNVGNCNINDVSDCHPSNLPNVDISKKKHSSRKDRRHLHSHIGVWRPHLAIISED, from the coding sequence ATGGGGAATAGTATAAGGTGttgtttgggttgtgtacttCCATGCGGAGCCCTAGACTTGATCCGTATCGTGCATTTGAATGGGTACGTTGAGGAAATAACACATCCCGTCACCGCAGGCGATATCCTCAAGGCCAACCCTAATCATGTGCTAAGCAAACCATGCTCCCATGGTCAAGCTGTTGTACGCGAAATTGTGATCCTTTCTCCAGAATCTAAGCTTAGAAGAGGCTGCATTTACTTTCTGATCCCACAGAAGAAAAAGAGCGCCATCCACCATAACAATGTCGGAAACTGCAACATTAATGATGTTTCCGATTGTCATCCTTCTAACCTACCAAATGTTGATATTTCAAAAAAGAAACATTCCTCGCGTAAGGATCGCCGCCACCTGCACAGTCACATTGGAGTATGGCGGCCTCATCTGGCCATCATCTCCGAAGACTaa
- the LOC107906301 gene encoding short-chain dehydrogenase reductase 2a isoform X1: protein MPAQVTPQKMIQGVDLVDKNTTTQLLSLRRLEEKVAIITGGARGIGEATVRVFVKHGAKAVIADIADAAGIALANSLAPSAVYVHCDVSSEEDVEMLINRTISFYGKLDILVNNAGVLGNQSKRKSIIDFDAGEFDRVMQVNVRGVALGMKHAAKVMMPRRSGCIISMASVAGCMGGLGPHAYTASKHAIIGLTKNTACELGQYGIRVNCISPFGVATSMLINAWRSSDQVDHEECTDLEAEEMEEFVRGLANLKGVTLKAKDVAEAALYMASEESRYISGHNLVVDGGFTSFKNCVAL, encoded by the exons ATGCCTGCTCAAGTTACACCTCAGAAAATGATTCAGGGAGTTGATCTTGTAGATAAAAATACCACCACTCAGTTACTCTCACTAAGGAG GCTTGAGGAAAAAGTAGCGATCATAACAGGCGGCGCCAGAGGGATTGGCGAAGCCACGGTTAGAGTTTTCGTGAAGCACGGAGCCAAAGCTGTGATTGCTGATATTGCGGATGCAGCTGGCATTGCCTTAGCAAACTCATTGGCACCTTCAGCAGTTTATGTACATTGTGATGTAAGCTCAGAAGAGGACGTAGAAATGTTGATAAATAGAACAATTTCATTTTATGGGAAACTGGACATTCTGGTCAACAACGCTGGAGTTCTTGGGAACCAATCCAAGAGGAAAAGCATCATTGATTTTGATGCTGGTGAGTTTGACCGAGTAATGCAAGTGAATGTGAGAGGAGTGGCACTTGGAATGAAGCACGCAGCAAAAGTGATGATGCCAAGAAGAAGTGGTTGCATAATTTCCATGGCAAGTGTAGCAGGTTGCATGGGAGGGCTTGGACCTCATGCTTACACGGCCTCAAAACATGCCATTATAGGGCTTACGAAGAACACTGCTTGCGAGTTAGGGCAGTATGGCATCAGGGTGAACTGCATATCGCCCTTTGGGGTGGCCACATCCATGCTCATCAATGCATGGAGAAGTAGTGATCAAGTGGATCATGAAGAGTGCACGGATTTGGAAGCGGAGGAGATGGAGGAATTTGTGAGAGGATTAGCCAATCTAAAGGGTGTGACTCTCAAAGCCAAAGACGTGGCTGAGGCTGCTCTTTATATGGCTAGTGAAGAATCCAGGTACATAAGTGGTCATAACCTTGTGGTCGATGGTGGCTTCACCAGCTTCAAAAATTGTGTAGCCTTGTAG
- the LOC107906301 gene encoding short-chain dehydrogenase reductase 2a isoform X2, whose amino-acid sequence MPAQVTPQKMIQGVDLVDKNTTTQLLSLRRLEEKVAIITGGARGIGEATVRVFVKHGAKAVIADIADAAGIALANSLAPSAVYVHCDVSSEEDVEMLINRTISFYGKLDILVNNAGVLGNQSKRKSIIDFDAGEFDRVMQVNVRGVALGMKHAAKVMMPRRSGCIISMASVAGCMGGLTKNTACELGQYGIRVNCISPFGVATSMLINAWRSSDQVDHEECTDLEAEEMEEFVRGLANLKGVTLKAKDVAEAALYMASEESRYISGHNLVVDGGFTSFKNCVAL is encoded by the exons ATGCCTGCTCAAGTTACACCTCAGAAAATGATTCAGGGAGTTGATCTTGTAGATAAAAATACCACCACTCAGTTACTCTCACTAAGGAG GCTTGAGGAAAAAGTAGCGATCATAACAGGCGGCGCCAGAGGGATTGGCGAAGCCACGGTTAGAGTTTTCGTGAAGCACGGAGCCAAAGCTGTGATTGCTGATATTGCGGATGCAGCTGGCATTGCCTTAGCAAACTCATTGGCACCTTCAGCAGTTTATGTACATTGTGATGTAAGCTCAGAAGAGGACGTAGAAATGTTGATAAATAGAACAATTTCATTTTATGGGAAACTGGACATTCTGGTCAACAACGCTGGAGTTCTTGGGAACCAATCCAAGAGGAAAAGCATCATTGATTTTGATGCTGGTGAGTTTGACCGAGTAATGCAAGTGAATGTGAGAGGAGTGGCACTTGGAATGAAGCACGCAGCAAAAGTGATGATGCCAAGAAGAAGTGGTTGCATAATTTCCATGGCAAGTGTAGCAGGTTGCATGGGAG GGCTTACGAAGAACACTGCTTGCGAGTTAGGGCAGTATGGCATCAGGGTGAACTGCATATCGCCCTTTGGGGTGGCCACATCCATGCTCATCAATGCATGGAGAAGTAGTGATCAAGTGGATCATGAAGAGTGCACGGATTTGGAAGCGGAGGAGATGGAGGAATTTGTGAGAGGATTAGCCAATCTAAAGGGTGTGACTCTCAAAGCCAAAGACGTGGCTGAGGCTGCTCTTTATATGGCTAGTGAAGAATCCAGGTACATAAGTGGTCATAACCTTGTGGTCGATGGTGGCTTCACCAGCTTCAAAAATTGTGTAGCCTTGTAG
- the LOC107906302 gene encoding protein NUCLEAR FUSION DEFECTIVE 4, with the protein MPRIFLQWLSLVAIIWLQSINGTNSNFPAYSSQLKHLLSISQIQLNNLAFASDAGKLFGWLSGSAANYLPMWLVLILGSSLGLIGYGVQYLFLIGRVSNLSYGAIFFLAMLAGNSICWINTVCYLVIIRNFPLDSQLAVGLTGSYQGLSAKIYTDIVDVVYPCSNVERARAYLFLSSVLPLTVSVIVAPVVRVINTVKTKREEVAFILILIITTVTGAFAIMGSMGSASSLLSPFTGAVGMVALLLAPLPIPLGLGLRHQIGKLAGGKIHIEETNSVSMDKTESGVTLDISDIISESPSESFELSFSSTSEKMNGDQQSESSTSGDDKISETNEINSVMEEIGVKVMLRRLNFWLYFFVYLFAVTLGLVFFNNLGQIAESRGRSASSLVSLSSSFGFFGRLIPSTVDYFVSRRKYMISRPAFVVALMVPTGAAFFLLLVKDNTALWLYISTATIGVCTGAIASISVSLTTELFGTKNFGVNHNVLVINIPIGSFLFGYLAAIVYRKKVNAKGKCFGMECYRNTFILWGTLCFIGTFLALILYTRTRKFYNSQRSQGNRS; encoded by the exons ATGCCTCGAATTTTTCTCCAATGGCTTAGTCTAGTTGCGATCATTTGGCTTCAATCCATAAATGGAACGAACTCAAATTTCCCAGCTTATTCATCCCAACTCAAGCATCTCCTTTCCATTTCACAAATTCAGCTTAACAACCTTGCCTTTGCCTCTGATGCCGGTAAGCTGTTTGGGTGGCTTTCAGGCAGCGCTGCCAACTACTTGCCCATGTGGTTGGTCCTTATCCTCGGTTCATCTCTCGGGTTGATCGGTTATGGAGTGCAATATCTCTTCCTCATAGGTCGTGTCTCCAACTtgtcatatggtgccattttctTCCTCGCTATGCTTGCAGGAAATAGCATTTGTTGGATCAACACAGTTTGCTACCTCGTTATTATTAGAAACTTTCCCCTCGACAGTCAACTCGCCGTAGGATTAACAGGTAGCTACCAGGGATTGAGTGCAAAAATCTATACAGATATTGTGGATGTCGTCTACCCTTGTTCAAACGTGGAGAGAGCCAGAGCCTATCTTTTCCTTAGCTCTGTCTTACCCCTCACTGTTAGTGTCATAGTCGCACCGGTAGTTAGAGTTATTAATACTGTGAAGACAAAGAGGGAGGAAGTTGCATTCATATTGATTCTTATCATAACAACAGTCACAGGAGCTTTTGCTATCATGGGCAGTATGGGATCAGCATCAAGCTTGTTATCACCATTTACTGGTGCAGTTGGAATGGTAGCGTTGCTATTAGCCCCACTTCCAATCCCCCTAGGTTTGGGACTAAGACATCAAATCGGGAAACTTGCAGGGGGAAAAATTCATATCGAAGAGACTAATAGTGTTTCTATGGATAAAACGGAGAGTGGGGTGACATTAGATATCAGTGACATAATAAGTGAGAGCCCAAGTGAAAGTTTCGAGTTAAGTTTTAGTTCTACTAGTGAAAAAATGAATGGAGATCAGCAAAGCGAAAGCAGTACTAGCGGAGATGATAAGATAAGTGAAACAAACGAGATAAATAGTGTGATGGAGGAGATCGGTGTGAAAGTGATGCTAAGGAGATTGAACttttggttgtatttctttgTTTATCTTTTCGCTGTTACATTGGGCTTGGTATTCTTCAACAACTTGGGACAAATAGCTGAATCTCGAGGGCGTTCAGCTTCTTCTCTTGTTTCATTATCTTCATCCTTTGGTTTCTTTGGCCGTCTCATACCATCAACCGTGGATTACTTTGTCTCAAG GAGAAAATACATGATATCGAGACCAGCATTTGTGGTAGCATTAATGGTCCCAACAGGAGCAGCCTTCTTCCTATTACTAGTCAAGGACAACACCGCCCTATGGCTTTATATCAGCACCGCCACTATAGGAGTGTGTACGGGAGCAATTGCTTCTATATCTGTATCTTTAACGACGGAACTGTTCGGGACGAAAAATTTTGGTGTCAACCATAACGTTTTGGTGATCAACATTCCCATCGGATCCTTCCTCTTCGGTTACCTGGCAGCCATTGTTTATCGCAAGAAAGTAAATGCAAAGGGGAAATGCTTTGGCATGGAATGCTACAGAAACACCTTTATTTTGTGGGGTACCCTTTGTTTTATTGGGACCTTCCTCGCCTTAATCCTTTATACTCGTACCCGAAAGTTTTACAACTCACAAAGATCACAGGGTAATAGaagttaa